One window of the Chryseotalea sp. WA131a genome contains the following:
- a CDS encoding ATP-binding protein, with the protein MSNVFIRTHYQQVVDRLNEPRKFIQAIYGPRQVGKTTVVTQVLRGLKTPHLFVSADDTNSNPAWIDLQWDTARQRAKQLESADFILVIDEIQKIGNWSEAVKKNWDLDTQQGTAIKVLLLGSSRLLLQQGLTESLAGRFESIFMGHWTFPEMNAAFGWDANTYTWFGGYPGAASLINDPERWRNYVSDSLIESSISRDILMLTRVDKPALMRKLFELGCTYSGQILSYTKMQGQLQDVGNTTTLANYLHLLDTAGLLGGLEKFSSNKLSVRSSSPKFQVHNNALLAVQRSETLSEALSKPELWGRFVESSIGAFLINESLRDKFNVHYWRHRNHEVDFVLEQRGKVIGLEIKSGAKQKASGMAAFQKEMSPDKVFLIGSSALPWEEFLRMRPAELF; encoded by the coding sequence ATGTCAAATGTATTCATTCGCACTCATTATCAACAAGTTGTAGATAGGCTAAACGAACCAAGAAAGTTCATTCAGGCTATCTATGGCCCTCGTCAGGTGGGGAAAACCACTGTTGTAACACAAGTCTTAAGGGGCTTAAAAACCCCGCATTTGTTTGTCTCAGCCGATGACACGAACTCTAATCCTGCATGGATTGACTTGCAATGGGATACCGCGCGCCAACGCGCCAAGCAATTGGAATCAGCCGATTTTATATTAGTCATTGACGAGATTCAAAAAATTGGCAATTGGAGTGAAGCGGTCAAAAAGAATTGGGACTTGGATACTCAACAAGGAACAGCCATCAAAGTTTTGCTGTTGGGATCCTCCCGTCTATTGCTACAACAAGGCCTGACGGAGTCTTTAGCAGGTCGATTCGAATCCATTTTCATGGGGCATTGGACGTTCCCAGAAATGAATGCAGCTTTTGGCTGGGATGCCAACACCTACACTTGGTTTGGAGGCTATCCGGGAGCCGCATCACTAATCAATGACCCAGAAAGATGGAGAAACTACGTTTCGGATTCACTCATAGAATCCAGTATTTCGCGCGACATATTGATGCTGACACGTGTTGATAAGCCCGCCTTGATGCGAAAGCTCTTTGAATTGGGATGCACGTACTCTGGTCAGATTTTGTCCTACACCAAAATGCAAGGACAATTGCAAGATGTTGGAAACACTACTACGCTCGCCAACTACTTGCACCTGCTTGATACCGCAGGGTTACTAGGCGGGCTTGAAAAATTTTCTTCTAACAAATTGTCCGTGCGTAGCTCTAGCCCCAAATTTCAAGTTCACAATAATGCCCTGTTAGCAGTGCAACGCTCGGAGACACTAAGCGAAGCTCTTTCAAAGCCTGAATTGTGGGGTCGCTTTGTAGAGTCTTCCATCGGAGCATTTCTGATCAACGAATCGCTTCGCGACAAGTTTAATGTGCACTATTGGAGGCACCGAAACCACGAAGTAGATTTTGTGTTGGAACAACGCGGCAAAGTAATTGGATTGGAGATCAAAAGTGGCGCAAAACAAAAAGCCTCTGGGATGGCAGCCTTTCAAAAAGAAATGAGCCCAGACAAAGTCTTTTTGATCGGCAGTAGCGCTTTGCCCTGGGAAGAATTTTTACGAATGCGTCCTGCCGAATTATTCTAG
- the metF gene encoding methylenetetrahydrofolate reductase [NAD(P)H] → MKVIDHIKNANGKTLFSLEILPPLKGENIRTLFDNMDPLMEFKPPFIDVTYHREEYVYKKKENGLLEKRSTRKRPGTVGICAAIQNHYKVDTVPHIICGGFNREETENALIDLQFLGIDNVLALQGDAIKSEAKFIPEPDGHRYASELVEQIVNMNNGKFIDEELQHATPTNFCIGVSGYPEKHFSAPNLKTDLKFLKNKVDLGAEYIVTQMFFENKAYFEFVDKCRETGITVPIIPGIKPITAKVQANVLPTIFHIDLPEELADEIEKCKDNVAVKQLGIEWCVNQSKELMKFGVPLVHFYSMGKSDPIYKIAKQLF, encoded by the coding sequence ATGAAAGTAATCGATCACATAAAGAACGCCAACGGCAAAACCCTTTTTAGTCTTGAAATTCTTCCGCCTTTGAAGGGCGAAAATATCAGAACCTTGTTTGATAACATGGATCCATTGATGGAATTCAAACCTCCATTTATTGATGTGACGTATCACAGAGAAGAGTATGTGTACAAGAAAAAAGAGAATGGGCTATTAGAGAAAAGATCTACCCGCAAACGACCTGGAACGGTTGGCATTTGCGCGGCCATTCAAAATCACTACAAGGTCGATACGGTGCCTCACATTATTTGTGGCGGCTTTAATAGAGAAGAGACAGAAAATGCATTGATTGATTTACAGTTTTTAGGCATTGATAATGTGTTGGCGCTACAGGGAGATGCCATTAAATCTGAAGCTAAATTTATACCCGAACCGGATGGCCACCGCTATGCATCTGAATTGGTGGAACAAATTGTGAACATGAACAACGGCAAGTTTATTGATGAGGAGCTACAACATGCTACACCAACTAATTTTTGCATTGGTGTATCTGGCTATCCCGAGAAACATTTTTCCGCGCCTAATCTAAAGACAGATTTGAAATTTTTAAAGAACAAGGTGGACTTGGGTGCAGAGTACATTGTTACTCAAATGTTTTTCGAAAACAAAGCCTATTTTGAGTTTGTAGACAAATGCAGAGAAACGGGAATCACCGTCCCTATCATTCCGGGCATTAAGCCAATTACCGCAAAGGTTCAGGCCAATGTTCTCCCAACGATTTTCCACATAGACCTGCCTGAAGAACTTGCCGATGAAATAGAGAAGTGCAAAGACAACGTAGCCGTAAAGCAATTAGGAATAGAATGGTGTGTAAATCAATCCAAAGAACTCATGAAGTTTGGTGTGCCTTTGGTGCACTTCTATTCTATGGGCAAATCAGATCCGATTTATAAAATTGCCAAGCAGTTGTTCTAG
- a CDS encoding four helix bundle protein — protein sequence MAKIEKFEDLKCWQAARELVKMVYVACEDGKFVKDFDTKSQIRRAALSTMNNIAEGFGRASDKEFIRFLEIAQSSAMEVKSITYVLIDLNYLPEDKIMEISKKAEETKSITLALIRYLRNKK from the coding sequence GTGGCAAAGATTGAGAAGTTTGAGGACTTGAAATGTTGGCAGGCAGCGAGAGAGCTAGTGAAAATGGTATATGTAGCTTGTGAAGATGGGAAGTTTGTTAAAGATTTTGACACGAAAAGTCAAATTAGAAGGGCAGCCTTGTCGACAATGAATAATATTGCTGAGGGATTTGGCAGGGCAAGCGATAAAGAGTTTATCCGATTCTTGGAGATTGCGCAAAGTTCCGCGATGGAAGTAAAAAGCATCACCTATGTGTTAATCGATTTAAACTATTTACCGGAAGATAAGATAATGGAGATAAGTAAGAAAGCAGAAGAAACCAAAAGTATAACTCTCGCCCTCATTCGTTATCTACGAAACAAAAAGTAA
- the metH gene encoding methionine synthase translates to MSEQPSSITNRPLSVDLRLKLSGLEAVVITPESNFVNIGERTNVTGSARFLKLIKEDKFDEALEVALDQVRGGAQVIDVNMDEGMLDSKAAMVKFLNLMASEPEISRIPVMIDSSKWEVIEAGLKCLQGKGIVNSISLKAGEEEFIKQAKLVKRYGAATVVMAFDEQGQADTYERRISICKRAYDILVDQVKFPPQDIIFDPNIFPVATGIDEHKNYALDFFRATKWIRINLPGAHVSGGVSNVSFSFRGNQLVREAMHSAFLYHAIKNGMDMGIVNPTMLEVYDEIPKELLERVEDVLLNRREDATERLLELAETVKGAGKKKEVDDAWRNGTIEERITHSLVKGIIDFVDVDTEEARQKYGRPLHVIEGPLMAGMNVVGDLFGAGKMFLPQVVKSARVMKKSVAYLTPFLEEEKRLTGDSGQPAAKILMATVKGDVHDIGKNIVGVVLACNNYDVVDMGVMVPAEKIIQRAKEEKVDIIGLSGLITPSLDEMVHVAKEMQHEKMDLPLLIGGATTSRLHTAVKIDPVYDGPVVHVLDASRSVPVASELINPLSRGKFKAKIKQEYVELRKDHEGKQQLKNYISLVEARKNKVKIDWDAATLHKPAFIGKRTLVNYPLEEIAEYIDWTPFFQTWMLFGRYPDIFKDKTVGVEAKKLFDDAQVMLQRIIVGRKLSANGILAFYPANSTDTDDVVLYQKNEQDQLATLHFLRQQNKKAKDLPNFCLSDFTAPQSTGKRDYIGMFAVTAGIGLEKLVEEYKAKQDDYSEIMAKALADRLAEAFAELLHAKTRKEFWGYAKEENISVEELIGENYQGIRPAPGYPACPDHTEKKTIFELLDAEKEIGITLTESFAMYPTAAVSGYYFSHPASKYFGLGKIEKDQVVEYANRKGMDLKEMERWLSPNLAY, encoded by the coding sequence ATGAGTGAGCAACCATCATCTATCACGAATCGTCCATTGTCTGTTGACTTAAGACTAAAACTAAGCGGCCTTGAAGCCGTAGTCATCACACCCGAATCCAATTTTGTAAACATTGGCGAGCGAACCAACGTAACGGGATCGGCACGGTTTCTAAAGCTTATCAAAGAAGATAAATTTGATGAAGCATTAGAAGTGGCATTGGATCAAGTGCGTGGAGGGGCGCAAGTGATTGATGTGAATATGGACGAGGGCATGCTCGATTCAAAAGCTGCCATGGTCAAGTTTTTGAATTTGATGGCATCTGAGCCAGAGATTTCGCGCATACCCGTGATGATTGACTCATCGAAATGGGAAGTGATTGAAGCCGGATTGAAATGTTTGCAAGGCAAGGGCATCGTTAATTCGATTAGCTTAAAAGCGGGTGAAGAAGAATTTATCAAGCAAGCTAAATTGGTGAAGCGGTACGGGGCAGCCACCGTGGTGATGGCATTTGATGAACAAGGTCAGGCCGATACGTATGAACGAAGAATCTCAATTTGCAAGAGAGCCTATGATATATTGGTAGATCAAGTAAAGTTTCCTCCACAGGACATCATTTTTGACCCCAATATTTTTCCTGTGGCAACGGGTATTGATGAGCATAAAAATTATGCGCTTGATTTTTTCAGGGCAACTAAATGGATTCGCATAAATTTACCCGGGGCGCACGTAAGCGGTGGTGTGAGTAACGTATCGTTTAGCTTTCGCGGAAATCAATTGGTGCGCGAAGCCATGCACTCGGCATTTCTGTATCATGCCATCAAAAATGGGATGGACATGGGCATCGTGAATCCGACCATGCTAGAAGTGTATGATGAGATACCTAAAGAATTATTGGAACGCGTAGAAGACGTATTGTTGAACAGGCGCGAGGATGCCACAGAGCGACTGTTGGAACTGGCCGAAACAGTAAAGGGTGCCGGTAAGAAAAAGGAAGTGGATGATGCCTGGCGAAATGGTACAATCGAAGAGCGGATCACCCATTCGTTGGTAAAAGGCATTATTGATTTTGTGGACGTAGATACCGAAGAGGCTAGGCAAAAGTATGGCCGCCCCTTGCATGTGATCGAAGGACCGCTGATGGCAGGTATGAATGTAGTCGGTGATTTGTTTGGGGCGGGTAAAATGTTTTTGCCCCAAGTGGTAAAAAGTGCGCGTGTCATGAAAAAGTCGGTTGCGTACCTCACGCCTTTTTTAGAAGAAGAGAAAAGACTTACGGGTGATTCGGGGCAACCGGCCGCCAAAATTTTGATGGCCACGGTGAAGGGAGATGTGCATGACATTGGTAAAAACATTGTGGGCGTGGTATTGGCTTGCAACAACTACGATGTAGTGGACATGGGTGTGATGGTGCCTGCAGAAAAAATTATTCAGCGCGCCAAAGAAGAAAAAGTAGATATTATTGGATTGAGTGGGTTGATAACTCCATCACTCGATGAGATGGTGCATGTGGCGAAAGAAATGCAGCACGAGAAAATGGATTTGCCTTTGTTGATTGGTGGAGCTACCACTTCTCGCTTGCACACGGCTGTAAAGATTGATCCTGTGTATGATGGTCCCGTGGTGCATGTGCTGGATGCAAGCCGGTCGGTGCCGGTAGCAAGTGAATTGATCAATCCGCTATCGAGAGGAAAATTCAAAGCAAAGATCAAGCAAGAATATGTAGAGTTGCGAAAAGATCATGAAGGAAAACAACAACTTAAAAACTATATTTCACTAGTAGAAGCGCGCAAGAACAAAGTAAAAATCGATTGGGATGCTGCAACCCTTCATAAACCTGCTTTTATTGGTAAGCGTACCTTGGTGAATTATCCTTTAGAAGAAATTGCGGAATACATCGATTGGACACCATTCTTCCAAACGTGGATGTTGTTTGGCCGCTACCCCGATATTTTTAAAGATAAAACAGTAGGAGTGGAGGCGAAGAAATTATTTGACGATGCGCAAGTCATGCTCCAACGAATTATTGTTGGAAGAAAATTATCGGCCAACGGTATTTTGGCATTCTATCCTGCTAACAGCACCGATACAGATGATGTAGTGCTATATCAAAAGAATGAGCAAGATCAACTGGCTACCTTACACTTCCTTCGTCAGCAAAACAAGAAAGCGAAAGACCTTCCTAATTTTTGTTTGTCCGATTTCACGGCACCGCAATCAACTGGAAAGCGAGATTACATTGGTATGTTTGCCGTAACGGCAGGTATTGGTTTAGAGAAATTGGTGGAAGAATACAAAGCCAAGCAAGATGACTATTCTGAGATTATGGCCAAGGCGCTGGCCGATCGTTTGGCCGAAGCGTTTGCAGAATTGCTTCATGCCAAAACAAGAAAGGAGTTTTGGGGTTATGCTAAAGAGGAAAACATAAGTGTAGAAGAGTTGATCGGTGAAAATTACCAAGGCATTCGTCCTGCACCGGGCTACCCGGCTTGTCCCGACCATACCGAAAAGAAAACAATTTTTGAACTGTTGGATGCTGAAAAGGAAATAGGCATCACACTCACCGAGTCATTTGCCATGTACCCAACCGCAGCCGTCAGTGGCTATTATTTTTCTCATCCAGCGTCAAAGTATTTTGGCTTGGGAAAAATTGAGAAAGACCAAGTGGTAGAGTATGCCAATCGGAAGGGCATGGATTTGAAAGAGATGGAGAGATGGTTGAGTCCGAATTTAGCGTATTGA
- a CDS encoding homocysteine S-methyltransferase family protein, giving the protein MSGQSSRLFLDTQPKTTERVNIQDILKERILVLDGAMGTMIQRHKLEEEDFRAERFKNHPSPLKGNNDLLSITQPEIIKDIHKQYLEAGADIVETNTFSSTTVAQADYHLESLAYELNFQSAKIAREVADEFTTHEPNKPRFVAGALGPTNRTASLSPDVNNPGYRAITFDDLRIAYKEQAKGLIDGGADLLLIETIFDTLNAKAALFAVQELFEEIGKQVPVMVSGTITDASGRTLSGQTTEAFLISVSHVPLLSVGLNCALGAAQLRPYLQVLNDHAPFFTSAYPNAGLPNAFGHYDQTPQEMGVQMEEFLKEGLVNIVGGCCGTTPDHIKVIANIAKKYKPRLVDSPLSIIDSL; this is encoded by the coding sequence ATGAGCGGCCAATCATCAAGGCTCTTTCTGGATACCCAACCAAAAACAACAGAAAGAGTGAATATTCAAGACATTTTGAAAGAAAGGATTTTGGTGCTGGACGGTGCTATGGGCACTATGATACAACGCCACAAACTAGAGGAGGAGGATTTTCGTGCAGAGCGATTTAAAAATCACCCCTCACCACTAAAAGGTAACAATGATTTGCTTTCGATAACGCAGCCTGAGATCATTAAAGACATTCACAAGCAGTACCTAGAGGCAGGCGCTGATATTGTAGAGACGAATACCTTCAGCAGCACCACGGTTGCCCAAGCCGACTATCACCTCGAATCGTTGGCGTACGAACTTAATTTTCAATCAGCAAAAATTGCAAGGGAAGTAGCTGATGAATTTACCACGCACGAACCGAACAAACCACGGTTTGTAGCCGGTGCCTTGGGACCCACCAACCGAACAGCATCTTTATCCCCTGATGTAAATAATCCGGGTTACCGTGCCATTACGTTCGATGATTTGCGAATTGCCTACAAAGAGCAAGCAAAAGGGTTGATAGATGGAGGGGCAGATTTATTGTTGATTGAGACCATTTTTGATACCCTCAATGCCAAAGCAGCTTTGTTTGCCGTGCAAGAATTGTTTGAAGAAATAGGCAAGCAAGTACCAGTAATGGTTTCAGGAACTATTACAGATGCAAGTGGAAGAACGTTATCAGGTCAAACAACAGAAGCGTTTTTGATTTCAGTCTCGCATGTTCCTTTATTGAGCGTGGGGTTGAATTGCGCCTTGGGTGCAGCTCAGTTAAGACCTTACTTGCAAGTGTTGAACGACCATGCGCCTTTCTTTACCAGTGCCTACCCCAATGCAGGCTTGCCCAATGCCTTTGGTCATTATGACCAAACCCCACAAGAGATGGGTGTGCAGATGGAGGAATTTTTGAAAGAAGGATTGGTGAATATCGTGGGCGGTTGTTGTGGTACTACTCCCGATCATATTAAAGTGATTGCGAACATAGCGAAGAAATATAAGCCGCGGCTGGTCGATAGTCCATTGTCAATAATAGATAGTCTTTAG
- a CDS encoding phosphatase produces the protein MKLAAIDIGSNAIRFQVSSVLESDNQVLFKKMEYVRFPLRLGHDVFSTNRISKGSTIKFKKLMNAFKLLLELYEVDDYMLCATSAMRESENGAQIAKEVKDELGISIEIIDGKKEAELIDKAIQSYLGNKTYLHIDVGGGSTELNLYFGGKKIKTKSFKVGSVRILEHHDLPSVWLEMEKWVKENIKKEMGKVTAVGTGGNISKIYELSKLKPDQLLSLKKMYGVKEMIERHTIEERIYKLQMNPDRADVILPASSIYLTVMEWASAKEIFVPEVGLKDGIMLYLFERNSKKKKIGFVNTEDQSLGKKTTAIGKK, from the coding sequence TTGAAACTCGCAGCAATTGACATCGGCTCCAACGCCATTCGTTTTCAGGTCTCTTCCGTGCTGGAAAGCGACAACCAAGTTTTGTTTAAGAAAATGGAATACGTTCGTTTTCCGCTGCGCTTAGGTCACGATGTTTTTTCTACCAACCGCATTAGCAAAGGAAGCACCATCAAGTTTAAAAAATTGATGAATGCCTTTAAGTTGTTATTGGAACTGTACGAAGTGGACGATTACATGCTCTGTGCCACTTCCGCCATGCGGGAGTCAGAAAATGGTGCGCAGATAGCAAAAGAAGTAAAAGATGAATTGGGGATTTCAATCGAAATCATTGATGGTAAAAAAGAGGCAGAGCTAATTGACAAAGCCATTCAATCATACTTAGGAAACAAAACCTACTTGCACATTGATGTGGGCGGTGGTAGCACCGAACTAAATTTATATTTTGGTGGAAAGAAGATAAAAACCAAATCATTTAAGGTTGGCTCAGTGCGGATATTGGAGCACCACGATTTGCCCTCAGTATGGTTGGAGATGGAGAAATGGGTGAAAGAAAATATCAAAAAAGAAATGGGCAAAGTAACAGCGGTGGGCACTGGGGGAAACATTAGTAAGATTTATGAGCTCTCAAAACTTAAGCCCGACCAACTGCTATCGTTAAAAAAAATGTATGGGGTAAAGGAAATGATTGAGCGGCATACCATTGAAGAACGTATCTACAAACTTCAAATGAACCCCGATCGTGCCGATGTGATTTTGCCAGCGAGCAGCATCTACCTGACCGTAATGGAGTGGGCCAGTGCAAAAGAAATTTTTGTGCCGGAGGTAGGTTTGAAAGACGGCATCATGCTCTATTTGTTTGAGCGTAATTCAAAAAAGAAAAAAATTGGGTTTGTCAATACAGAAGATCAATCGCTGGGCAAAAAAACAACCGCAATTGGGAAGAAGTAA